A region of Vigna radiata var. radiata cultivar VC1973A chromosome 6, Vradiata_ver6, whole genome shotgun sequence DNA encodes the following proteins:
- the LOC106763191 gene encoding cellulose synthase-like protein E1, with protein MREDEARVRLFETKEARFRGLYKVFAATIFSAICLIWVYRVMNMDRIERGRWCWMSVMVSEFGFGFYWIITQSVRWRILYQTPFKHTLLNRYDEENLPAVDIFVCTADPKLEPPCMVMNTVLSAMAYNYPANKLNVYLSDDGGSELTFYALLKASIFSKHWLPFCRRFNVEPRSPEVFFAQLQNSSTSTEYQKAYLHIKKLYEEMKSEIESAAVKGELPENVKNEHRGFSEWNPKTTKQNHQSIVQIIVDGRDRNSVDEDGFELPTVVYMAREKRXNHPHHFKAGAVNALIRVSSEISNAPFILNLDCDMYSNNADTIQEILCFFLDETKGQDIAYVQFPQSFSNITKNDQYGNSYLVSAKYELAGICGYGAALFCGTGCLHRRESLSGSHLKDYKVNLEKKPKRNNNRTIDELNEASKALATCTYEEGTQWGKEMGLVYGIPVEDVATGLVISCRGWKSIYYNPERKAFVGIAPTTLDVACLQHMRWSEGLFQVFFSKYCPFIYGHGKIHLGVQMGYCNYLLWAPMSLPTLCYAIVLPISLFHGIPLFPKLSSMWVIPFVYAFLATYGYSLCEYLSCGSTIKAWWNLQRIKFIHRVTSYLFGFINTMTKQLGLSHTNFVITDKVVTEDVQTRYEQGIIEFGGSSIMLTILGTVVLLNLFGLVGGIVRILMELKLSWNQLMMQITVSFLVVMINLPVYEALFIRTDKGCISSSIMLKSIVVASLAFYLGAFIS; from the exons atgagagaagatgAAGCCCGTGTTCGTTTGTTTGAGACAAAGGAAGCAAGATTCCGAGGGTTGTACAAGGTATTCGCAGCAACAATATTTAGTGCTATTTGTTTGATCTGGGTTTACAGAGTGATGAACATGGACAGAATCGAAAGAGGACGATGGTGTTGGATGAGTGTTATGGTGTCGGAGTTTGGTTTTGGATTCTACTGGATCATCACACAGTCTGTTCGATGGAGAATACTCTACCAGACACCTTTCAAACACACCCTCTTAAACAG ATATGATGAGGAGAATTTACCAGCAGTGGACATTTTTGTATGCACTGCTGATCCAAAACTGGAACCTCCATGCATGGTGATGAACACAGTGTTATCAGCAATGGCATACAATTATCCAGCAAATAAATTGAACGTATATCTCTCTGACGATGGAGGCTCTGAGCTAACATTCTATGCTCTCCTAAAGGCCTCCATATTCTCTAAACATTGGTTACCCTTTTGTAGAAGATTCAATGTTGAGCCTAGGTCGCCAGAAGTCTTCTTTGCTCAACTCCAAAATTCAAGCACTAGCACTGAGTATCAGAAAGCATATTTACATATCAAG AAATTGTACGAGGAAATGAAAAGTGAGATTGAATCAGCCGCAGTAAAGGGAGAGCTTCCAGAGAATGTGAAGAATGAGCACAGGGGATTCTCAGAATGGAACCCAAAAACGACAAAGCAGAATCACCAGTCTATTGTGCAG ATTATAGTGGATGGAAGAGATAGAAATAGTGTAGATGAAGATGGATTTGAACTTCCAACAGTAGTATACATGGCACGAGAGAAACGANCCAACCATCCTCATCACTTCAAAGCTGGTGCTGTTAATGCACTG ATAAGAGTATCATCCGAAATAAGCAATGCTCCTTTCATCCTCAACTTGGACTGTGACATGTACTCCAATAATGCAGATACAATTCAAGAAATACTATGTTTTTTCCTCGACGAAACAAAAGGACAAGATATAGCATATGTACAATTTCCCCAAAGTTTCAGTAACATCACCAAAAATGACCAGTATGGAAATTCTTATCTTGTAAGCGCTAAG TATGAGTTAGCTGGCATATGCGGATATGGAGCAGCCTTGTTCTGTGGAACAGGATGCTTACATAGAAGAGAAAGTCTTTCCGGATCTCACTTGAAAGATTACAAAGTAAATTTGGAGAAGAAGCCTAAAAGAAACAACAACAGAACAATTGATGAACTGAATGAAGCATCGAAGGCTCTTGCCACTTGTACATATGAAGAGGGCACCCAATGGGGGAAGGAG ATGGGATTAGTATATGGTATTCCTGTAGAAGACGTTGCAACTGGCCTTGTAATCTCGTGTAGGGGTTGGAAATCTATTTATTACAACCCAGAAAGAAAGGCATTTGTGGGAATAGCTCCAACAACCTTGGATGTAGCATGTCTTCAGCATATGAGGTGGTCAGAAGGCCTGTTTCAAGTTTTCTTCTCCAAGTATTGCCCTTTCATTTATGGGCATGGAAAGATACACTTGGGTGTTCAAATGGGATATTGCAATTACCTCTTGTGGGCTCCTATGTCCCTTCCCACTCTTTGTTATGCCATTGTTCTTCCCATCTCCTTGTTTCATGGCATTCCATTGTTCCCAAAG CTTTCAAGCATGTGGGTCATTCCATTTGTGTATGCATTTCTTGCTACCTATGGCTATAGCTTGTGTGAGTATTTGTCTTGTGGATCCACAATAAAGGCATGGTGGAATTTGCAGAGAATAAAGTTCATCCACAGAGTCACCTCTTATCTCTTTGGTTTCATCAATACCATGACAAAGCAACTAGGATTGTCACATACAAACTTTGTGATCACAGATAAAGTAGTAACTGAGGATGTTCAAACTAGATACGAACAAGGAATCATTGAGTTTGGAGGCTCCTCAATCATGTTGACCATCTTAGGAACAGTGGTTTTGCTGAACCTTTTTGGTCTGGTCGGAGGAATCGTGAGAATTCTAATGGAATTGAAATTGAGCTGGAACCAATTGATGATGCAGATTACAGTGAGTTTCTTGGTGGTAATGATCAATTTACCTGTATATGAAGCACTTTTCATTCGTACTGATAAAGGCTGCATATCATCCTCGATTATGCTGAAGTCCATTGTTGTGGCTTCTTTAGCATTTTACCTTGGAGCTTTCATTTCCTAG
- the LOC106763193 gene encoding F-box/kelch-repeat protein At3g23880-like, producing the protein MTISSDELTTEIFFPDDLIIEILSWLPLKSVMRFKCVSKSWNSLIIDPYFVKLHRKRSIILQMELRKTVKTYAARGKNHMLNAITNSRNERRYGVSRKEAERGRECFRVAHTAAMKEALMEETAYYRPSNRVAEEDRPSLLWCMLGVVGLLLLMAAS; encoded by the coding sequence ATGACGATTTCTTCTGATGAGCTCACGACAGAAATATTTTTCCCTGATGACCTCATAATAGAAATTCTGTCATGGCTTCCTTTGAAGAGTGTTATGCGATTTAAATGCGTTTCCAAGTCATGGAATTCTCTTATCATCGATCCTTACTTTGTGAAATTACACCGTAAAAGATCCATTATCTTACAAATGGAGTTGAGGAAGACAGTCAAAACTTACGCAGCCAGGGGAAAAAATCATATGCTTAATGCTATTACGAATTCTCGGAACGAAAGACGTTATGGTGTCTCCAGGAAGGAAGCAGAACGCGGCCGCGAATGTTTCCGTGTGGCACATACTGCTGCCATGAAAGAAGCTCTAATGGAGGAAACAGCATATTACCGCCCCAGCAACCGTGTGGCAGAAGAAGATCGCCCTAGTCTTCTATGGTGCATGCTCGGCGTCGTCGGTTTACTTTTGCTCATGGCGGCGTcgtaa